Part of the Penaeus vannamei isolate JL-2024 chromosome 9, ASM4276789v1, whole genome shotgun sequence genome is shown below.
CCATACATTACCGTTCATTTGTTAGAATGATATTCACGCATTCTGGATGACCTTACCACGTGTACTACAATGCCTAAGCTCTGAAGAATAAATGAGGCATTACGACCTCCGTCATGATAACTCAAAATGATTCCTCCTCCCAATTGAAAACCTTCTGGACAAAACCAAAGCAAGAATCAATGTCTTACGACGACTCACCACAAGACTAGGCGCTGGCTTCCATGCCTTAAGATCTTTCTATGTACATGCTATCCGGTCGCTCATAGACTACAGCTCCTTTTCCCTTATGTCTCTTACCCCAGCCCAGGTTAATAAACTTGAAACCATCCAGAACAGGTGCATGCGTGTCATTCTCGGTGCCCCTAGGTGGACGCGCCTCGTAAACCTGCGTCTGGAGGCCAAGTTAGTTCCCCTAGATACAAGAATCTACCAGATTGTAGCAGGTCATATCTGCAAGATAGTCTCCAATCATAGATAGTCTCCCCTGGGAGATTCTCTAAGATGGATCCTAGCCATAATGGCAACACTCTCACAGTCTGTCAATTACCGGGACCTGAGACACTTCCTCAGGATGTGTCAGGTCTGGACACAAACATTAAAtatcgttctttaaataattaattttctcgcatttagtgatttatttatattgtttcaacgacaacaaaattcaactcaaGCTGAGAAGTTTCTTTTTGTAATTTGCGATCATTtacgaattctgtgtattccttctcttcttgtatgaatttcgttaattgattgtgaatttcactcattgttggaatctttggttcattttattcttttactcaTTTCAGTATTCGCACTCACGAACGCACATATCATTTACTTCTTATAGTAAACAGTTAACCCACACTCCCCACCCCGGCTgacctcacttccctttcatccGGTCGTGGAGGGCAGGGACCTGTAATTAGGCCTTCAACGCTATTTCGGTGACAATTCTTGGGTGCAAAGAATAATAGCTTCATCgcaaatatttctaaattcattttaatTAATAAAGCGTAAACATCTTACCCTTTCATCGTGCAATAATGCATGGggtttcgtaatgaataatagatttgCGCATCCGACGTTTGAGAGTAGATAGAAAACCGAAGCATAACTCATTCGTTCGGCATATTGAGTCGGTGTTACCTGTATTAACGTCTGATTATAAAGGGACTAGGGTTTAAGCTGGAATTAATTCGCGTAGTAAAACcaaccttctcactttctttaccgctggcatgtccggaaaattccgacaatcgtgtgattcgtagttgatatctgcgtgcgccattcacagattgtagagtaagactaacgataaaattCGAGTCTCATATAGTCACTTCATTCGTTCAGATAATTTGGGCATAAGGGACCCTCTGTCGATGAAAACTAGCTCTCACATGCGTAAGCGAGATATTATTTCCTCAGTGTATCAGATTTTGTTGCGTCCGTAAGTACGATTAAATAATCGGGGATAACGCATaaaaaacatttctgaactgggatgcttgcattgcggaagcttgcaaaagaaatttcatgtcaccattcatttgcgtacgttaagtcgcatttcatttaatgttgaattcttggGGTAATTGAACAATTGTTGTGTtaacatagtaatgattataacatttgctaaaatgaacgttaaattcgtgtttgtgatccatcttcgtgtgagctcgctttctcttcacactcataattacacacactcattcacgcaaacaggcactgttaagtcaaatcttcaattatagaatttgttgtgcataattgcaggttatctcttttacccgcaatgttgctgtgatgagtaaacatacacgcaatcatttcacacactcttccacgcagttcaacagaaCACTGTTAAGTCAAATCTTCATGTATAGGATTTATTGTGTCATGGTCCAAGGCTATTCTTTTGCCTCGTTTacgttgctgatcgtgattagtggaaatgatgcacaatacgtatttttcttatctatgaaatgacaatcggttcaagttatccttgcggatgccatgtcatttcccttatctattctcatatctatctgagatggttagtagcacaagcaagttcgtgagaactgctactctcctctccctcatttatttttcttcctgaaaaatacaaaagtgaaaaaaaacgaaaataaataaatgaaaaactgcAAATTAGTCTAAAAATAACGGCTTACAGCACTTACataatatccctccctctctgttgtttttctttttctcttactatcttggcccttacgtgtataaactggttcatgtatataatGGACGTGTATATCCGACGCGGCATCAAAGGACATCTAACTGCAACACGATCGCCTTGCAGtgccgtgagacgaacatcgcTAGAAGATCGCCGCAGGCCAAAGGACGAGGACTCGCGAAATTGCAGGTACTAAGCCGCCCAGATCAACCGGCCGGGCGCCGCCTATCAGTACTCCCGTAGATCCAATGAAAAACtaggaactcgtcagagcagggCCCATGATTCTATGaaaagccgcctgcctggacACCCGTAGATCGGTgaaactccaggagctccccagcgcaggagtaagacgccctcagacgaaaggaggcccctgcccaggacgccgtagacccagacgcataggctacgaggacgtcggtacgagccgcagccgaaaaggacctggacgaatctgcgaggacgtgtggacgatgaCGCCGCCGGGTACCACCTGGATAAGGACTACGAGGACGATTGGACTACCCGAAatcaaggaggacctaggcgataCCTTCATAGTGTGGACGTCGATACGGATGGATGCATCAAGGACaaagatgaagaggccgacaacgaggagatgcacgaggacAACCGAGAACAGGAACGCGATGAGACGACCAGATGGGGTacgatgataggtcacccttgaagtgattcagaggacgccacgaggacgaggctgagGTGGAGGCTGAGGTGGTGGCCGAGCGGTATAAAgatacaatacatgcaatacatacTTCTCACGTGTGTCCACATCATGCCCTCGtggtgtggcaggggcgccatgtgcgtgccccacgctcattgcctctcgcttcacccacgcctctttgcgcccctagcgcccactctggccggataaaagggagaccaatctcgacccagtctcacaccctcagcgaccttctcagtgatcgcttctgacctgagttgccgctCTCGGCCTTTGGCCAGGGGAACCACCTAGCGccgttcttcatgtatcgttattcttgtgtatgtgttgtaactcttagaaataaagagaacagccacaccgagTTTTCCTGTACACCATAAAACAAGAGATATCAGTAACTCTCACAGCAAGACAGTTCGAATAACATGGATTCCCAGTCACGTCGGCATAGAGGGCAATGATCGTGTCGACTCAGCAGCCAAACCCAGCCATCCACTCACACACTACCTTCTAGACTGTCAGGCAATCCATCACATCAGACCTCATAATTTCAGGGATATACCAGATAGAAACCTCACAGAGGAGCACTGTAGCAGCAATTTGTGCCCGCACCATTCTAGAGTCAGAGGAGTCTTTCCAAACAATCTCTATGGCGCCTCCCCCGAGATAAATTCAAATGTAAACTCAACATACAACATAATGCAAGCTTAAAATAAGATCACCTTCAAAAACACCAATAACCGGGTGGCGAAAGCGGAACCCGGACTACTCAACTCACGGGTagtgaatgacaaaaaaaaaaaaaaaaaaaaaaaacttcgccaCTCCACACTCTGAAGCCTCCATCATGAAGTTCCTGGTAAGCAAGAGAGCTTCTGGCTTGCTGTTCATGAATTATTCctggtccgattttaaagtattatgactcattttgtagctgaataatagttctattacatactgccatgaggatttataatattttcatgtggttcttgtaaaagtgacatatgttttcaaaatctcctattagggtgttaaaatagtcaccttcggaaaatattcaccaagaaaaaagtaaggtcagcTTCTCAAAAatggatagttctattcaaacatgaaatcagaatggttgtatgattttggggggatttttgagaattttttaaaaatggtcaatgtaggcctatagacccccagatcactgccaccattCCGCACTAtatgtaagattttgagaaaccgttacgtgctggcaatgtccgcaagacttcggaatgcaggtagatgatagaggattatggtatAGGAAGaccacctttaggggtgggtaaAACGATTCCGGGaacaacatatgtccaaaattaacatattatggctcattttgtaaaaaaataaaatatctgcaacttgttcgagagcgttttcgcaattgTTGCCTGTACTTCTTGGTCAATGTAGGAaaatgtttaccttttttttttatcttgaagtCCCCTagttcaaaaattcacaaaaaaaataggaagtcgaaatcgaaaaaacactCTCGAACAAGTTGTACTTATAAattagttctgtgcaaaaatcaaatataattgaatgtcttgccgtttctgaagtcggaatccttttacccaggtgttgcattttcaacatggcgactttcgcatttttttcgttttttgttaataattcaaaaactgttagggcgatttcgaaaaaaaaatcgactacAGGCAATGgcaaggggcccaaataaaagggtgtgagtttcatcaaaatcggcaagaaaaatcgaaaaatcgagaaaaaaagcagacggtccccctCAACCACCCATTTGGCTACGGCTACCCTCACGCCATCGGCAAGAGGGAGTCTGAGGCCAAACCAGAGCCTTTCTACGGAGGCTTTGGCTACGGCCTTTACCACCCTTTTGGCTATGGATATCATGGGTAATTTGTTTCCGTCATTTACATTTCCCAATatcgaaaggaaaaataaagacgcATTGACTATGTTATTTTTTCCAAATCCATGAATAATGAACAccatggtaatattaacaatgagacACATGGAGAATCGAATCACTGACTCGTTACTGAAATAAGCCTCTTAATACAAACATAATagttgaaaaaaataagaatacaaaacTGAAAAATTTGGATAGACCATTTCATTTACAAAATATCAAGGAGAATTtaagtgtgtgagaaagagagaatatctgtatattatatcgACTGCGTgcatatgaaaagaaaatacacaactaCAATAAGGTTTCATTTCAATAACGTCagtgctttttttctctcgccaGCGGGTACTAAAaaagtgttttattattatttcacaaaattcattttcatttaattgcttttaaaaatatatatcatagaatctttttttatatatgtacattttgtaGGAATTCGTTTTTTCACATATGATTGAGTATACATTGTTGACTTATTGGAGAATGATGAGGAATCTAGTCCCCCTTTTAAAGAAAGTATTAGTCACTCATGGATGAGGGTATCagaactcgaggtgtcatggcgtctgttttcatGATCGTTTAATAAAAATGTAACCACTAGAATcactattttccatccttttcgaaaactgaagagaccaaaatgatcaacCATATCCGTAActgctgtgacgtcatcaaaataaaccccatgtgtttttgtttttgtttttttgttttccaaaaataaaatcagacaccatgacacctcctcgagttgctaccgaTCTAGCCTTTCCTGAAGAAGATCCTTACCACGCTCTGTCGAAATTGGATAATCCCTGGAATTTATAGACTAAATATGGctgtaaaatatacacatatatctaatgaAACTTATTAAGACTAAGATTTATGTACGAGCATGCATGTGATTGCGAGCGCGTGTGTGCTACTGCATTATTACATCTTTCATAGCCACCTCATTATATCAGCATGTATGATTTTAATTTCTGAAACAATGCCATCGATTGTCCCAGAAGAATGTACGTACAATCTCGCTATCATTACTCTAGCATAAGCAGCTAAGTAATGTCTAGCGAACTAGTAACATACTAGTGCACCTTTCCTAGTTGGTTCTTATAGTACAGTTTAGCAGTGTTCATTCTGTGATCCTGGCAGAGGATCGAGTGCTGGTCAGGGAGGGGTGGTAATTATCTATATTAATGGGTTTTCACATTATTCCATTTTATATAGAGATATCCTTATTATTTATCGTGAaaagtatattcatataagtaggttgatagatatatagcgAGGTATTTATACTAATAGGTAGTTACACTAAAATGCATATAGTAATTACCATTTTCCttgaaggatggagaaaggggaacatAAAATTTAGAGGCATTCACAGAACAACTGAAAATATTTAACTGACTTTCTTGATATATGGAacagataatgatatcattgatattaacagtgaaagaaaaaatgaaaagcattTCCTCGAACATGTGAAATAAAttggtatatataaacaaatataccctgtatgtgtaatatatatatatatatatatatatgtgtgtgtgtgtgtgtgtgtgtgtgtgtgtgtgtgtgtgtgtgtgtgtgtgtgtgtgtgtgcatatatataaattatatatatatatatatatatatatatatatatatatatatatatatatatatatattatatatgtatatatatgtatatatatattatatatatatatatatatatatatatatatatatatatatatatatatatatatatatatatacacatgcatttgatgtatatatatgtatacatacatattaataatacatatacatatatataagatatatacatatgtgcagtatatatacataattaccatatatatacatatacgtaatatatatacatatacataaatatgatatataaacacagatatacatacacatatatacatatatttgataactatacctatatgtgtgtgtgtgttataagtatgcgtttaatatatatatatatatatatatatatatatatatatatatatatatatatatatatatatatatatatatatatatatatatatatatacccgaagatggaatcgaggactattccgaaactgttgtctcactttcatcaataaatctagtttgtgcattgtgggtttttcttccatattatcaacacggtattatgtttttctttgcatatctatatgtgcacacatggATACAAAACTactcacaaatatgtatgtatatgtacgtatggaaATTTCTATAAAgcgtatacatacaaacttaagcagcacatgtgcgtgtgtgtgtatgcttattgtgtgtatgtgtgtttattcataaatgtttatagatatttatgtaaatgtgtatatgtatatccatatatgtgtgtatgtatgtgtttgcttatacgtacatacatgtgtataggtgtatacttacatataagtatatacatatacatatatacatatatatttctatacatatttgtgtgggtgcgttcctgtgcatgtatgtatgcatgcatgcatgtatatacgtatacgtgccATACATTACCGTTCGTTTGTTAGAATGATATTTGCGCATTCTGGATGACCTTACCACGTGTACTACAATGCCTAAGCTCTGAAGAATAAATGAGGCATTATGACCTCCGTCATTAGGATCATCAGTGCTTTTACACCTCGCCTGCTTGTCGCTCCAGACAAACGGAGGCGAGGACACAGGTGTTGTGGGCGGAGTCAGATGGTATATAAGTCGTGTCCATCCTTCCTTCGCCACTCCACACCCTGAAGCCTCCGCCATGAAGTTCCTGGTAAGCAGAGAGCTTCTGGCTTGCTGTTCgtgattttatcactatttcatTAGATATTAAGGCATGTGATACCAAACTGCGCACAAAGGATTGTTGGAGAACGAGCGGCGTGAGTTTGAACatcttaaaaaaagaatataataaccATTTCCtggaaatatatagagataaggATTGCAGTTGACGGGAGCTAACGGGGGcagactaaaaaataaaatattacttAGCAGTGGAATCATAATGACATTCATTATTGTGCCAATGAATGTGCAGGTAAATGTTCATGCCTTAAAATGTGCGAGGGcctatatgcacacccacattcACGAGtgcttgtgggtgggtgggtgtgtatgatAAGCACATGCAGTCCACACAATGAAATGTTCacctttataatcattatgcatacatttgcTTTTTAAAACTTGAAATGAGAATGTGTAGTATTACTATACAATAGGTATAATTGGCACgtttatcttctttattctttatttcagtaTAGATACCAGGATTATTAGTCAAGTATTGAGTAAATCGGTCACCAAACTCTCGTTGCCTGCATAGTGACTTtgccgccacacacacacacacacacacacacacacacacacacacacacacacacacacacacacacacacacacacacacacacacatacacacatacacacatacacacacacacacacacacacacacacacacacacatatatatatatatatatatatatatatatatatatatatatatatatatgattatatatatatgcatgcacttgTTTGTTAAAGTCTTTCCAAAGAGGCTAAGTCAGTGCTAAGCCATGGCGTTGATCTCTAGTGCCTGTTTGACTATGGATATCATGGGTAAAGTACTTTGCACGCAGCCTATCGTTTTTGTGGGTGTTTTCTATCAAATGCTAGGGCAGTAAAGAGTTAAAGAGTGATTACATTTAATAGTGTACTTAGCGTTATGATGTATTGTAAAGATTAAGTACCTTAGTGCATGtatcacacaaaaaaagatactCTTTTTAAACTTTCTTCATATTGGTGATataaaatcatatcaataacGTCAGTGCCTTTTTTTCCAGGTGATCATTCTGTTGGCTGTCGCCGTGGCAGCAAAGCAGAAGAGGGAAGCTAAACCTTATTACGGATTAGCTGGACACTACGGCCACCCTTACTATGGAGGACACTACGGCCACCCTTACTATGGAGGACACTACGGCCAGCCTTACTATGGAGGACCCTACGGCCACCCTTACtatggaggcttcggaggctacGGCTACCATCACGCCATCGGCAAGAGGGAGGCTCAAGGCATGCAGAAGAGGGAAGCTAAACCTTATTACGGATTAGCTGGACACTACGGCCACCCTTACTATGGAGGACACTACGGCCACCCTTACtatggaggcttcggaggctacGGCTATCCTCATGCCATCGGCAAGAGGGAGGCTGAGGCCAAACCAGAGCCTTACTACGGAGGCTTTGGCTATGGCCTTTACCGACCCTATGGTTTTGGCCTCAACCACCCATTTGGCTACAGCCCTTACCACCCTTATGGCTATGGATACCATGGATAAATTGTTCCCGTCATATACCCAAtattgaaaggaaaaataaaggcaTGCATTGACTATGCTCTTATTTCCAAATCCATGAACAATGAACAccatggtaatattaacaatgagacACGTGGAGAACCGAATCACTGAcagattaaaaaatgaaaataaaaagtttgaTATATTTTGCAATCTAAGATCAATGAGCTCGTTACTGAAATAAGCCttttaatacaaaaataacagctgaaaaaataagaatacaaaacTGAATGCAAAATTTGGATAGACCATTTTATTTACAAAATATCAAGGAGAATTTgagtgtgtgagaatgagagaaaatatgtatatcatattgacTCCCACACATATGTGAACATACATAATGCTTAAACATGCTtacacatgtactgtatatatatatacagtatatatacgtagcatatatatatatatatatatatatatatatatatatatatatatatatatatatatatatatatatatatatatatttatatttatatttatttatatttatatatatatatatatatatatacatgtatatatatatatatatatatatatatatatatatatatatatatatatatatatatatatatatacatacatatatatatacatatatatatatatatatatatatatatatatatatatatatatatatatatatatataaatatatatatatatgcatatatatacatatatatatatat
Proteins encoded:
- the LOC113814352 gene encoding shematrin-like protein 1, producing the protein MALISSACLTMDIMGKVIILLAVAVAAKQKREAKPYYGLAGHYGHPYYGGHYGHPYYGGHYGQPYYGGPYGHPYYGGFGGYGYHHAIGKREAQGMQKREAKPYYGLAGHYGHPYYGGHYGHPYYGGFGGYGYPHAIGKREAEAKPEPYYGGFGYGLYRPYGFGLNHPFGYSPYHPYGYGYHG